From Candoia aspera isolate rCanAsp1 chromosome 4, rCanAsp1.hap2, whole genome shotgun sequence, a single genomic window includes:
- the LOC134497303 gene encoding olfactory receptor 5A2-like, with amino-acid sequence MENQTDSSDFILLGLSSDPQLQIWFFLIFSIIFLITMSGNITIILIIRMGPSLSAPMYYFLSHLSFVDICYSTNIVPKMLMNFLMKQKTISFTFCILQMFCTLLLGVTEIFLLSAMAYDRYTAVCHPLHYIMIMNKAICMYLVLGAWLMGLLSATLNTVPIFGLHFCGLHEINHFSCELPPLLKASCSDTFLNNVILLCFAVMCGLGSFLPTLVSYVHIISTIMKIHSAEGRSKAFSTCSSHLIVVGLQYMTGMSQYMKPSNISFITLDELISIQYNILTPMLNPIIYSLKNKEVKRAFEGMFKKK; translated from the coding sequence ATGGAGAACCAAACTGACTCCTCAGACTTTATTTTGCTTGGACTTTCCAGTGATCCTCAACTACAGATTTGGTTCTTCTTGATATTTTCAATCATTTTTCTGATCACAATGTCAGGAAACATCACAATCATTCTGATAATAAGAATGGGTCCTTCTCTCTCTGCACCCATGTACTACTTTTTATCTCATTTGTCCTTTGTTGATATATGCTACTCAACAAATATTGTTCCTAAAATGTTAATGAATTTTCTTATGAAGCAAAAGACCATTTCCTTCACTTTCTGcattttgcaaatgttttgtaCCCTTCTGCTAGGTGTTACAGAGATTTTCCTACTTTCAGCAATGGCTTATGATAGATACACTGCTGTGTGTCATCCACTTCATTACATAATGATCATGAATAAAGCAATATGCATGTACTTGGTTTTGGGAGCATGGCTTATGGGCTTGTTATCTGCAACCTTAAACACAGTACCCATTTTTGGCTTACACTTCTGTGGCCTCCATGAAATTAATCACTTCAGCTGTGAACTTCCTCCACTGTTGAAAGCATCTTGTTCTGACACTTTCCTTAATAATGTGATCCTTTTGTGTTTTGCTGTTATGTGTGGGCTTGGTTCCTTCTTACCAACATTGGTCTCCTACGTTCACATCATCTCCACCATCATGAAGATTCATTCTGCAGAAGGCAGAAGCAAAGCTTTCTCTACCTGTAGCTCCCATCTCATTGTGGTAGGCTTACAATATATGACAGGAATGTCCCAGTACATGAAACCCAGCAATATTTCTTTCATTACACTGGATGAGCTTATCTCTATTCAGTATAACATTTTGACCCCAATGCTGAATCCAATTATCTATAGTCTGAAAAATAAGGAAGTGAAGAGAGCATTTGAAGGAatgtttaagaaaaaataa